The genomic region ACGCGAGTTACAAAGGCGTTTACCAGTGTGAGGTCAAGGCCATGAACATGACGGTAGACGGGCGGGATATTCAGAGCAGTCGCGTGTTAACAAACCCAGCCTTGTTGGATCTTCATATACACTCTGCCAATCTATATAAACGTTAGTAGTTTGTGAATCTCCGCTGTAtctaaaataaaactaaattcaCTTACTGACCAATATTGACCGCATTCGGAACTCGTGgctatttttatcaaaatcaaccTCGGATTCACTTGAACGgcttacatactcagaaatcggtatgtttaagtccgcttcaagaagatcgcgtagtaatttaatttagcagttaggCTTAATGACTTAATGACTTAAACCTTAGGaatcttaataatgtttgcaataatacacttcactggcaatcaatttaaaacactgcatttaattaattgtattattcaaacatttacgaactacttcaactgaagTACCGGCATaaatctgaggttgttttcgattcaaatggccgaggagctccgaatgtatTGACCTTAAAGGGATATGTAACTTAACAAAGTTTATTATTCAATTAGATCATTGGTATGCAAGTAAAGAAAGCTTTTGGaaacttattaaataaatagatGGTATTCAAAGCTTGAAGGCAAACCGAACCTCAATTACTTTggtatgattatttcattttattttttccagcACATGACAAAGTGGCTCTACTGATCGGAAACTCTGATTACCTTTCCGAAAATTCTTTAAAAGCCCCTCCGAACGACATTCGGGAAATGGCTGACAGCCTCGTTTCAATTAACTTCAAAGTCGTTATGTTACTGAACTTAACCAAGCCAGAGTTTGAAAATGCTGTCATAGAGTTTTGTAAATTGATCGACAAAAACGTGTATGTAGTCTTCTATTTTTGTGGACATGGTTTCGAGGAAAGAGGAGTTTCTTATTTAATACCAACCGATGCGCCGTCAATGTCATCGCCAGGGGAGTGTGTGAATACAAGTCTTATCTTGCACAACTTCCAGAAAAAGAACCCGGCTCTGGTGTTTCTGGTACTTGATACTTGCAGAATATCGTAAGTTTACACAcgtttgtaattgttttattggCTCAACTGAATGAAAGCCACTTGTATCATTTATAtgacaaatacataaataagcTTACTGGCCAATCGATtgaacataaaccccgtttaatggcatagggtaaacataaaaacaaaaaatcacaaacaagaaacatgtaacaacagcataaaactccataaacaacacagtgcctatatactatataaaaaactaggtaagTTTATCAAATTTTGTTAGGTAACGCCTTGGAATGGAAACCATAGGGATGATCTATGCATTTACAACGTTGACACTGAACTGACTAGATACAAAAACGTACACACACGGCATACACAAGTACAACGACCACAATTAGAGCACAGACACATGTAAATAGTTTTACCGATAAATGCTGGGATTTCCGCTTCAAAAAAGTCAATGAAACTCTCGAGTTATTTGAAACACAAGACTACTGGAGGCTTAAACAAGTTTATATAGCCATAACCTAACACTTGCCATAATTCAAATTAGGGCCTGGTTTATGTCATAAAAACTTGGCTTACAGCAAAATGTATTTAGattttctcatttatttctaTTCTATAGCTATATATAGTTACTTTCATACTTAAGGTGATGATTAtcttatgtgtatgtttatcattttgtcatttaggGGCAAAGGCAAATCCTCAGAGCCACCAAGGAAGTTGTTAACATCGGCACAAAATGCAAACGTTTGCTACTGCTATGCCACGTAAGACATTTGAATTatgatttgtttctttttgttgtGTAAAAACTTAATTCCTGGGTGCAAAAGATTGCAAAAGTGACAGAGTAGAATAGAATATGTTTTACCAGAATATGCAAATGGCAAAATTTCGTACAAAATGGCGACAAGTACAAACTTTCATACACGTATAgccattatttttaaaatcaaatttataaacaaaatattcaaaaataattaacatgtttGTTACATGTAAGTGATGCTAAAAGCTGTAAATAGCTGACGTCATTTCCGATTTAACATGTAAACCGATGTACAAATGATATTGTCATTTCAAGATTGTCATTAACGCAATAACGTTAAATGTTGACGCCAAGTTACCATATGTTCATTCGACTTCATTTAAAAGGGGATTGCATACGGATAACTGATATGTAAAATAAGTTGCCGACAATACATAACAGATAAAAGTGCAgttctttgcattttatttccttatttcaaCTGCATACTGTCAGATTGTATAATCTTTGAAGATTAAAACAGCGTTATTGCAATATTGTCATCGGTATGATATTTACTTAGTCTTCATCTAAACTTAAACCCTTGCTAGCATCATCACACAGCATGGAATCGCCAGTCATTATCAGTTCACGTTGGATACGTagaaacattttatatgtttgcattATACCTAACTCTACATATTGTACTGAATTATTCACCTTTTTATAATGTAAACAACTTGACTATGTCATATATGCATTGTATAGGGGTTGtacgttgtaaaatatatgggGGGGggtttatcataaaataataaaataaaattataatatatgcaCAATATAGCGAACAATGCTACATCTTTTAATACTATCGGATAAGAGAGATTACATTCTCACAATCTGTACTTTATGCTTTTAGTCTGATGctgtttgatgtttttcattatgAACCTCTATGTTTACgcagttttaaactttttatttgctaaggcagactgtgttgGATGTTTCAAACTGCAACATATCTTTGAGAAGTTTTTGAATTAGGTACTCTGCATTGTATCCCTTCGTCTGAAGAAAGAATGAGGAtctcttatcatagaagtactttgggtttacctatcagtttattattattagttgtATTATAAAGTTtccttaaattaaattatactttgatgagatttaccatttacgtttttactttattcggaattgttgggataagagtgaggttctGCACACACACTGGTTaaaaccccaagtaaatttatattttactgaccgctCGAAAGAGGTATCTAACAATCTTtcataaacacacctagttttatGTAGTATTTATGTACAGTGTTaattgtggagttttgtgctgttgttccatgtttctggtttttacttgtttgttttttgttctatgtctttggcgtttaccctatgccattaaacggggtttatgttaaactttcggctactggGCTTCTTTctgttgttttcaaataattaagtatTTACATATAAGTACATGATTTTGTATATACGTAATTGCACTACTATCTGTATGCACACGAGAAGTATTTTCAATTGCttaaattgcagaaaaaagCATTTATCTatgattgataaataatttaatcttACAGAAATCAGTATCggttatgtaaataaatgaattaatatgaAACTATGCATGATTTgtaattatgataaataataagTGAGGAAACGATTATctagtacaatcgataaatcgtccaTGACAATGCTATGTAAAGTATTAAGAGtaaatgccatttttttctttccggTAAATTTTCGTTGAGTT from Mya arenaria isolate MELC-2E11 chromosome 3, ASM2691426v1 harbors:
- the LOC128225843 gene encoding mucosa-associated lymphoid tissue lymphoma translocation protein 1 homolog, whose protein sequence is MDINEGDTLVLEITATGKPHPRFQWFFCPDGQKEFNKLKGCTDKTLKIINRTSANAGSYSCQIHNCSDPQETKITEISHVSITPKQNSVSDRLNPPVTEKLAKMPLILTPTTIRHTGQDHEITIISHPTSKELELGDRALFMVEAQCGLPLRYQWIKDGKEIKGANGFKYKIDNIQDASYKGVYQCEVKAMNMTVDGRDIQSSRVLTNPALLDLHIHSANLYKPHDKVALLIGNSDYLSENSLKAPPNDIREMADSLVSINFKVVMLLNLTKPEFENAVIEFCKLIDKNVYVVFYFCGHGFEERGVSYLIPTDAPSMSSPGECVNTSLILHNFQKKNPALVFLVLDTCRIS